A region from the Mya arenaria isolate MELC-2E11 chromosome 2, ASM2691426v1 genome encodes:
- the LOC128211827 gene encoding uncharacterized protein LOC128211827: MVDKIAVLGVVVATSAVAFPYLTALLINLSNGWPQVKHKYRRAFNPKKVYALNFAVIQKLVIMVRYASLYFHWKIYYKSATTNEIMKDRLFGRNGQRLDLYFPHQVGAGDSGPRPVVVFMYGGAWGSGGKKMYGLLCSQIANKLGVVVCCPDHSTYPKGYVDDMVQDVIDTLMWLHQNVEHYNGDKSQIMLVGHSSGAHLCALSLFELLQNQSTNQASSQPATPPVIQFSDQHFNGNSDNEDKHSSASSGSFLVLGSHSSSSVNDNGQNGQSRSTSLSTSPVLTASKFEILETQKSETEMSEVSMLESELLELTQSTAGTLRYRRTSPEGRESPESSAYSEPLLSEEVTVTGEVTVSEESDDDSVVTVTLVEGGETEPALRELAKAVKGFVGIAGVYHIGDHFQHESSRGVEDVSTMTRAMRGNANFDRYSPTCIARQHQPTLKYPKTILLHGTDDYVVPITSTTKFDTELKRLGVDCMVRIIPSCDHYEIAMDLMKPNRKFYTPVMTILEETAKDVFS, encoded by the exons ATGGTTGACAAGATAGCTGTGTTAGGGGTGGTAGTGGCAACTTCAGCCGTAGCATTTCCATACTTGACTGCACTTCTTATCAACTTGTCCAATGGCTGGCCCCAAGTCAAACACAAGTATCGAAGGGCTTTCAATCCAAAGAAGGTTTACGCTCTAAACTTTGCTGTGATCCAGAAACTTGTTATAATGGTTCGATATGCCTCCTTATACTTTCACTGGAAGATATATTACAAGTCGGCAACCACTAATGAAATAATGAAG GACAGACTGTTTGGAAGAAATGGACAGAGGCTGGACCTTTACTTCCCACACCAGGTTGGAGCTGGGGATTCCGGGCCACGGCCAGTAGTTGTGTTCATGTACGGTGGAGCATGGGGGTCAGGTGGCAAGAAGATGTATGGTCTCCTGTGTTCACAGATCGCAAACAAGCTGGGTGTTGTAGTATGCTGTCCTGACCATTCAACATACCCTAAG GGTTATGTAGATGACATGGTACAGGATGTTATAGACACACTGATGTGGCTTCACCAGAATGTGGAACACTACAATGGAGACAAG TCACAGATAATGCTGGTTGGCCATTCATCAGGAGCCCATCTATGTGCGCTGTCCTTGTTTGAGTTGCTTCAAAACCAGTCAACCAATCAGGCCTCAAGTCAACCTGCCACGCCCCCTGTGATTCAGTTCAGTGATCAACACTTCAACGGCAATTCTGACAATGAGGATAAGCACAGTTCAGCATCTTCAGGGTCATTTCTAGTCTTGGGAAGTCATAGTAGCAGTAGTGTAAATGATAATGGACAAAATGGACAGAGTCGAAGCACCAGTTTAAGTACGAGCCCAGTATTAACGGCAAGCAAGTTTGAGATTCTTGAGACCCAGAAATCAGAGACGGAGATGTCAGAGGTCTCGATGTTGGAGTCAGAGCTGCTTGAGTTGACACAGTCTACAGCAGGTACTCTCAGATACAGGAGAACAAGTCCAGAGGGTAGGGAGAGTCCAGAGAGCTCTGCATACAGTGAACCCCTACTGTCAG AGGAAGTAACAGTGACAGGGGAAGTAACTGTGAGTGAGGAGTCGGATGATGACTCTGTGGTGACTGTGACCCTGGTAGAGGGAGGGGAAACTGAACCCGCACTCAGAGAACTGGCAAAGGCTGTTAAAGGATTTGTTG GTATAGCAGGGGTATACCATATAGGGGACCACTTCCAGCATGAGAGTAGTCGAGGTGTGGAAGACGTGTCCACAATGACTCGTGCAATGAGGGGTAATGCCAACTTTGACAGGTACTCGCCCACGTGCATCGCTCGACAACACCAACCAACGCTCAA GTATCCAAAGACCATTCTTCTGCATGGCACAGATGACTATGTGGTTCCAATAACCTCGACAACAAAATTCGACACGGAACTCAAGCGCCTTGGTGTTGATTGTATGGTTCGAATTATCCCTAGCTGTGATCATTACGAAATAGCCATGGACCTGATGAAACCAAATAGGAAGTTTTATACTCCTGTGATGACAATTCTTGAAGAGACGGCTAAAGACGTGTTCAGTTGA